Proteins encoded within one genomic window of Gambusia affinis linkage group LG09, SWU_Gaff_1.0, whole genome shotgun sequence:
- the elovl6 gene encoding elongation of very long chain fatty acids protein 6 — protein sequence MSVLALQEYEFERQFNEEEAIRWMQENWKKSFLFSALYAACILGGRHVMKQREKFELRKPLVLWSLTLAVFSIFGAIRTGSYMMFILMSKGLKQSVCDQSFYNGPVSKFWAYAFVLSKAPELGDTLFIVLRKQKLIFLHWYHHITVLLYSWYSYKDMVAGGGWFMTMNYLVHAVMYSYYALRAAGFKVSRKFAMFITLTQITQMLMGCMVNYLVYSWMQQGQECPSHMQNIVWSSLMYLSYFVLFVQFFFEAYIGKSNSSAKTDVKKSE from the exons GAAGAAGTCGTTCCTGTTCTCTGCTCTCTACGCTGCCTGCATCCTGGGTGGGCGTCATGTCATGAAGCAAAGGGAAAAGTTTGAGCTGCGGAAACCTCTGGTGCTGTGGTCGCTCACCCTCGCTGTGTTCAG TATCTTTGGTGCCATCCGCACTGGGAGCTACATGATGTTCATCCTGATGAGCAAAGGGCTGAAACAGTCAGTTTGCGACCAGAGTTTCTACAACGGACCAGTCAGCAAATTCTGGGCTTACGCCTTCGTCCTCAGCAAGGCTCCTGAACTGG GTGACACTCTCTTCATCGTCTTGAGGAAGCAGAAGCTCATTTTCCTCCACTGGTACCACCACATCACTGTGCTGCTCTATTCCTGGTACTCCTACAAGGACATGGTGGCGGGCGGCGGTTGGTTCATGACCATGAACTATTTGGTCCACGCCGTCATGTATTCCTACTATGCGCTGCGGGCAGCAGGTTTCAAGGTTTCACGCAAGTTCGCCATGTTCATCACTCTGACCCAGATCACCCAGATGCTGATGGGATGCATGGTCAACTACCTGGTGTACTCCTGGATGCAGCAGGGCCAGGAGTGTCCATCCCACATGCAGAACATTGTGTGGTCCTCTCTGATGTACCTCAGCTACTTTGTGCTCTTTGTCCAGTTCTTCTTTGAAGCCTACATCGGCAAGTCCAACTCATCGGCCAAGACTGATGTCAAGAAGAGCGAGTAG